Proteins from one Pongo abelii isolate AG06213 chromosome 19, NHGRI_mPonAbe1-v2.0_pri, whole genome shotgun sequence genomic window:
- the AIPL1 gene encoding aryl-hydrocarbon-interacting protein-like 1 isoform X2 — MDAALLLNVEGVKKTILHGGTGELPNFITGSRVIFHFRTMKCDEERTVIDDSRQVGQPMHIIIGNMFKLEVWEILLTSMRVHEVAEFWCDTIVDAPSDYQRETWNLSNHEKMKAVPVLHGEGNRLFKLGRYEEASSKYQEAIICLRNLQTKEKPWEVQWLKLEKMINTLILNYCQCLLKKEEYYEVLEHTSDILRHHPGIVKAYYVRARAHAEVWNEAEAKADLQKVLELEPSMQKAVRRELRLLENRMAEKQEEERLRCQNMLSQGATQPPAEPPAEPPAEPPTAPSAELPAGPPAETRTEPPPSPGHSLQH; from the exons ATGGACGCCGCTCTGCTCCTGAACGTGGAAGGGGTCAAGAAAACCATTCTGCACGGGGGCACGGGCGAGCTCCCAAACTTCATCACCGGATCCCGA GTGATCTTTCATTTCCGCACCATGAAATGTGATGAGGAGCGAACGGTCATCGACGACAGCCGGCAGGTGGGCCAGCCCATGCACATCATCATCGGAAACATGTTCAAGCTCGAGGTCTGGGAGATCCTGCTCACCTCCATGCGGGTGCACGAGGTGGCCGAGTTCTGGTGTGACACCATC GTTGATGCCCCGAGTGATTACCAGAGGGAGACCTGGAACCTGAGCAATCATGAGAAGATGAAGGCAGTGCCCGTCCTCCATGGAGAGGGAAATCGGCTCTTCAAGCTGGGCCGCTACGAGGAGGCCTCTTCCAAGTACCAGGAGGCCATCATCTGCCTAAGGAACCTGCAGACCAAG GAGAAGCCATGGGAGGTCCAgtggctgaagctggagaagaTGATCAATACTCTGATCCTCAACTACTGCCAGTGCCTGCTGAAGAAGGAGGAGTACTACGAGGTGCTGGAGCACACCAGTGACATTCTCCGGCACCACCCAG GCATCGTGAAGGCCTACTACGTGCGTGCCCGGGCTCATGCAGAGGTGTGGAATGAGGCTGAGGCCAAGGCAGACCTCCAGAAAGTGCTGGAGCTGGAGCCGTCTATGCAGAAGGCGGTGCGCAGGGAGCTGAGGCTGCTGGAGAACCGCATGGcggagaagcaggaggaggagcgGCTGCGCTGCCAGAACATGCTGAGCCAGGGTGCCACGCAGCCTCCCGCAGAGCCACCCGCAGAGCCACCTGCAGAGCCACCCACAGCACCATCTGCAGAGTTGCCTGCAGGGCCACCTGCAGAGACACGCACAGAGCCACCCCCGTCCCCAGGGCACTCACTGCAGCACTGA
- the AIPL1 gene encoding aryl-hydrocarbon-interacting protein-like 1 isoform X1, translating into MDAALLLNVEGVKKTILHGGTGELPNFITGSRVIFHFRTMKCDEERTVIDDSRQVGQPMHIIIGNMFKLEVWEILLTSMRVHEVAEFWCDTIHTGVYPILSRSLRQMAQGKDPTEWHVHTCGLANMFAYHTLGYEDLDELQKEPQPLIFVIELLQVDAPSDYQRETWNLSNHEKMKAVPVLHGEGNRLFKLGRYEEASSKYQEAIICLRNLQTKEKPWEVQWLKLEKMINTLILNYCQCLLKKEEYYEVLEHTSDILRHHPGIVKAYYVRARAHAEVWNEAEAKADLQKVLELEPSMQKAVRRELRLLENRMAEKQEEERLRCQNMLSQGATQPPAEPPAEPPAEPPTAPSAELPAGPPAETRTEPPPSPGHSLQH; encoded by the exons ATGGACGCCGCTCTGCTCCTGAACGTGGAAGGGGTCAAGAAAACCATTCTGCACGGGGGCACGGGCGAGCTCCCAAACTTCATCACCGGATCCCGA GTGATCTTTCATTTCCGCACCATGAAATGTGATGAGGAGCGAACGGTCATCGACGACAGCCGGCAGGTGGGCCAGCCCATGCACATCATCATCGGAAACATGTTCAAGCTCGAGGTCTGGGAGATCCTGCTCACCTCCATGCGGGTGCACGAGGTGGCCGAGTTCTGGTGTGACACCATC CACACGGGGGTCTACCCCATCCTGTCCCGGAGCCTGCGGCAGATGGCCCAGGGCAAGGATCCCACAGAGTGGCACGTGCACACATGCGGGCTGGCCAATATGTTCGCCTACCACACGCTGGGCTACGAGGACCTGGACGAGCTGCAGAAGGAGCCTCAGCCTCTGATCTTTGTGATCGAGCTGCTGcag GTTGATGCCCCGAGTGATTACCAGAGGGAGACCTGGAACCTGAGCAATCATGAGAAGATGAAGGCAGTGCCCGTCCTCCATGGAGAGGGAAATCGGCTCTTCAAGCTGGGCCGCTACGAGGAGGCCTCTTCCAAGTACCAGGAGGCCATCATCTGCCTAAGGAACCTGCAGACCAAG GAGAAGCCATGGGAGGTCCAgtggctgaagctggagaagaTGATCAATACTCTGATCCTCAACTACTGCCAGTGCCTGCTGAAGAAGGAGGAGTACTACGAGGTGCTGGAGCACACCAGTGACATTCTCCGGCACCACCCAG GCATCGTGAAGGCCTACTACGTGCGTGCCCGGGCTCATGCAGAGGTGTGGAATGAGGCTGAGGCCAAGGCAGACCTCCAGAAAGTGCTGGAGCTGGAGCCGTCTATGCAGAAGGCGGTGCGCAGGGAGCTGAGGCTGCTGGAGAACCGCATGGcggagaagcaggaggaggagcgGCTGCGCTGCCAGAACATGCTGAGCCAGGGTGCCACGCAGCCTCCCGCAGAGCCACCCGCAGAGCCACCTGCAGAGCCACCCACAGCACCATCTGCAGAGTTGCCTGCAGGGCCACCTGCAGAGACACGCACAGAGCCACCCCCGTCCCCAGGGCACTCACTGCAGCACTGA